In Nitrospirota bacterium, a single genomic region encodes these proteins:
- a CDS encoding nucleotide-binding protein, which yields MDENIKVFIQELEKCDETYEIERWQLRVKTYLDEAFGHEMANKFQSLNINDNPWDGSARQRGYLEALLAKKKSSNENIRVKQMANRRLTYDFFITELGRLITSGEMLYNADQRDLDPKFRLWRLEVTDLIDRINKAGYSVRCSIRGRSFGTHRNATEEYLKEEYNRELQDTLNELNLTIKRYEDFGEPYTITINKIETQGLGKVFLGHGRSLLWNRVHRFLKDELSLEVIDFETESRASSHIVEVLKQFLDECNFAVIVMTAEDATADGKIRSRQNVIHEIGLFQGRHGFDRVLIFQQEDVEGFSNIAGLQTIRFKDKPEDGFYELQRALETFKRANQANTADS from the coding sequence ATGGACGAGAACATAAAAGTATTTATCCAGGAGCTTGAGAAATGTGACGAAACGTACGAGATAGAGCGATGGCAACTCCGCGTAAAGACCTATCTTGATGAAGCCTTTGGGCATGAGATGGCAAACAAATTCCAAAGCCTCAACATCAACGATAACCCATGGGACGGATCAGCTAGACAGCGAGGTTACCTGGAAGCTTTGTTAGCTAAAAAGAAGTCCTCAAATGAAAATATTCGGGTTAAGCAAATGGCCAATAGAAGGCTTACTTATGATTTTTTTATTACCGAACTTGGTCGATTAATTACATCTGGCGAGATGCTTTATAACGCTGATCAACGTGATCTTGATCCTAAATTCAGACTTTGGCGTCTTGAGGTGACGGATTTAATTGATCGTATTAATAAGGCAGGTTATTCAGTACGATGTAGTATTCGCGGCCGCTCGTTTGGTACGCATAGGAATGCGACAGAAGAATACCTCAAAGAAGAGTATAATAGAGAATTACAAGATACACTCAACGAACTCAATTTAACAATAAAGAGATATGAAGATTTTGGGGAGCCGTACACAATAACAATTAACAAAATCGAAACGCAGGGATTGGGAAAAGTTTTTCTTGGACATGGCCGTTCTTTGCTTTGGAACAGAGTCCATCGTTTTTTAAAAGATGAGCTTTCTTTGGAGGTCATAGACTTTGAAACTGAAAGTAGAGCATCTTCTCATATTGTTGAGGTTTTAAAACAATTTCTTGATGAATGTAATTTTGCGGTAATCGTAATGACAGCAGAGGACGCAACAGCTGATGGAAAAATAAGGTCTCGACAAAATGTCATTCATGAAATCGGACTATTTCAAGGACGTCACGGATTCGACCGAGTATTGATTTTTCAACAAGAGGATGTAGAGGGTTTTTCAAACATTGCAGGGCTCCAGACTATAAGATTCAAGGATAAACCCGAAGACGGTTTTTATGAACTACAACGAGCCTTAGAAACGTTTAAGCGAGCTAACCAGGCAAATACAGCTGACTCGTAA